The following are encoded in a window of Massilia sp. R2A-15 genomic DNA:
- a CDS encoding PP2C family serine/threonine-protein phosphatase: MHDACAVRLSWAQVSETGSRASNQDAIGAARNGDLACFAIADGTGGHRGGEVASRIAVDSLIRAFCDGPAFGTQALLGYVDQAIGQVEQARRGDPDLSDMSTTIATLLVDQHSARAVWAHLGDSRIYLFRAGRVLAVTRDHSLAQQLVDAGYIDAAQLREHPQRNILLAAAGAQGEIGVAASGDPVALMPGDALLACSDGLWEWVREEEMEQALLETGRSEDWLAAMCATADAAVKAAGKARDNYSAYAIRVHHQEPAA; encoded by the coding sequence ATGCATGACGCTTGCGCGGTGCGCCTATCATGGGCGCAGGTCAGCGAGACCGGCTCGCGCGCTTCGAACCAGGATGCGATCGGCGCGGCGCGCAACGGCGACCTGGCCTGCTTCGCGATTGCCGACGGCACCGGCGGCCACCGCGGCGGCGAAGTCGCTTCGCGCATCGCCGTCGACTCCTTGATCCGCGCGTTCTGCGACGGGCCGGCGTTCGGCACGCAGGCACTGCTTGGCTACGTGGACCAGGCCATCGGCCAGGTGGAGCAAGCCAGGCGCGGCGACCCGGACCTTTCCGACATGAGCACCACCATCGCCACCCTGCTGGTCGATCAGCACAGCGCGCGGGCCGTATGGGCCCACCTCGGCGACAGCCGCATCTACCTTTTCCGCGCCGGCCGCGTGCTCGCCGTCACCCGCGACCACAGCCTGGCGCAGCAGCTGGTGGATGCCGGCTACATCGATGCCGCGCAATTGCGCGAGCACCCGCAGCGCAATATCCTGCTGGCGGCGGCCGGCGCCCAGGGTGAGATTGGCGTGGCCGCAAGCGGCGACCCGGTAGCACTGATGCCCGGCGACGCCCTGCTCGCCTGCAGCGACGGCCTGTGGGAGTGGGTGCGCGAAGAAGAGATGGAACAGGCGCTGCTTGAAACGGGCCGCAGCGAGGACTGGCTGGCGGCGATGTGCGCCACCGCCGACGCCGCGGTCAAGGCGGCCGGCAAGGCGCGCGACAATTATTCGGCGTACGCGATCCGCGTGCACCATCAGGAACCAG
- the tagH gene encoding type VI secretion system-associated FHA domain protein TagH has translation MTTPTPAAAAAGTESPEALALKHAFLRGAGIPADAISAELTPELMELVGKLLANSLQGAIEQLALRSLVKQEVHADQTMVLVRNNNPLKFFPDSQTVLTQMLRKKMPGFMEPLEAVADARHDLRGHQLGVVAGASASMRALIERVEPARLEASLPAPGLLDKLAPSRRQAALWQQFVQEYAAIAGESQDQFKTVFGPAFLAAYEQEVARFNDEARNA, from the coding sequence ATGACAACGCCAACTCCTGCCGCCGCGGCCGCCGGGACCGAGTCGCCCGAAGCGCTCGCCCTGAAGCACGCCTTCCTGCGCGGCGCCGGGATACCGGCCGACGCCATCTCCGCCGAACTGACGCCTGAACTGATGGAGCTGGTCGGCAAGCTGCTGGCCAACTCGCTGCAGGGCGCGATCGAGCAGCTGGCGCTGCGCTCGCTGGTGAAGCAGGAAGTGCATGCCGACCAGACGATGGTGTTGGTACGCAACAACAATCCACTCAAGTTTTTTCCCGACAGCCAGACCGTGCTGACCCAGATGCTGCGCAAGAAAATGCCCGGCTTCATGGAGCCGCTTGAAGCGGTGGCGGACGCACGCCACGACCTGCGCGGCCACCAGCTCGGCGTCGTGGCCGGCGCCAGCGCCAGCATGCGCGCGCTGATCGAGCGCGTCGAGCCGGCCCGCCTTGAAGCATCGCTGCCGGCGCCCGGCCTGCTCGACAAGCTGGCGCCTTCGCGCCGCCAGGCCGCGCTGTGGCAGCAGTTCGTGCAGGAATACGCCGCCATCGCCGGCGAATCGCAGGACCAGTTCAAGACCGTGTTCGGCCCGGCCTTCCTCGCCGCTTACGAACAGGAAGTCGCGCGCTTCAACGACGAGGCGCGCAATGCATGA
- the dbpA gene encoding ATP-dependent RNA helicase DbpA, with translation MTLNAFSTLPLAPAMLANLDALGYKEMTTIQAESLPAVLEGRDLIAQAKTGSGKTAAFGIGILHKLNPAWFAIQGLVMCPTRELADQVANELRRLARGVGNVKVLTLTGGTAMRPQIASLEHGAHIVVGTPGRIRDHLGRGTINLDKVQTLVLDEADRMTDMGFYDEIAGIVSACPARRQTLLFSATYPDDIRVATEHFLRDPLEVTVEAQHSADQIEQRFYEVGFDERDAAVGKLLKHFKPASTLAFCNTKVHCRELADELRSQGFSALALYGELEQRERDEILVLFANRSCSVLVATDVAARGLDIANLGAVINVDVSKDTEVHIHRVGRTGRAGESGLALSLCAPNEKKWVRLIEEYQGAPVSWHDIKELDDEHEEAAPAPMVTLVIMGGKKDKLRPGDVLGALTGDAGLVKEQVGKINVTEFQTYVALDRHVAEQAFARLNAGNKLGRDFGSIKGRSFKMRFINA, from the coding sequence ATGACCCTCAACGCCTTTTCCACGCTGCCGCTGGCGCCAGCCATGCTGGCCAACCTCGACGCCCTCGGCTACAAAGAGATGACCACGATCCAGGCCGAGAGCCTGCCGGCGGTGCTGGAAGGCCGCGACCTGATCGCGCAGGCCAAGACCGGCAGCGGCAAGACCGCGGCGTTCGGCATCGGCATCCTGCACAAGCTCAATCCCGCCTGGTTTGCGATCCAGGGACTGGTGATGTGCCCGACCCGCGAGCTGGCCGACCAGGTGGCCAATGAATTGCGCCGGCTGGCGCGCGGCGTCGGCAACGTCAAGGTCCTGACGCTGACCGGCGGCACCGCGATGCGCCCGCAAATCGCGTCGCTCGAACACGGCGCGCACATCGTCGTCGGCACCCCGGGCCGGATCCGCGATCACCTCGGACGCGGCACCATCAACCTGGACAAGGTGCAGACGCTGGTGCTCGACGAGGCCGACCGCATGACCGACATGGGCTTCTACGACGAGATCGCCGGCATCGTCAGCGCCTGCCCGGCGCGGCGCCAGACCTTGCTGTTCTCGGCCACCTACCCCGACGACATCCGCGTCGCCACCGAACACTTCCTGCGCGATCCGCTCGAAGTGACGGTCGAAGCGCAGCACAGCGCCGACCAGATCGAGCAGCGCTTCTACGAGGTCGGCTTCGACGAGCGCGATGCGGCTGTCGGCAAGCTGCTCAAGCACTTCAAGCCGGCGTCCACGCTGGCCTTCTGCAATACCAAGGTCCACTGCCGCGAACTGGCCGACGAACTGCGCTCGCAGGGGTTCTCGGCGCTCGCGCTGTACGGCGAACTGGAACAGCGCGAACGCGACGAGATCCTGGTGCTGTTCGCGAACCGCAGCTGCTCGGTGCTGGTGGCCACCGATGTCGCCGCGCGCGGCCTCGACATCGCCAACCTGGGCGCGGTGATCAACGTCGACGTGTCGAAGGACACCGAGGTGCACATCCACCGCGTGGGCCGCACCGGCCGCGCCGGCGAATCGGGACTCGCGCTGTCGCTGTGCGCGCCGAACGAGAAGAAATGGGTGCGCCTGATCGAGGAGTACCAGGGCGCGCCGGTCAGCTGGCACGACATCAAGGAGCTCGACGACGAGCACGAGGAAGCGGCGCCGGCGCCGATGGTCACCCTGGTCATCATGGGCGGCAAGAAGGACAAGCTGCGTCCCGGCGACGTGCTGGGCGCGCTGACCGGCGACGCCGGGCTGGTCAAGGAGCAGGTCGGCAAGATCAACGTGACCGAATTCCAGACCTATGTCGCGCTGGACCGTCACGTGGCCGAGCAGGCGTTTGCGCGCCTGAACGCCGGCAACAAGCTGGGTCGCGACTTCGGCTCGATCAAGGGGCGCAGCTTCAAGATGCGCTTCATCAACGCCTGA
- a CDS encoding class I SAM-dependent methyltransferase, producing MSVSPAPDAPARIHWSEGGADHSALWRSESGMPAPKKVVIANDQTPADTAYRLACEGTALLWRGDFQNARQLLQALARRADHKGKRAKAPKIPASPAEAFHLHRQAQSQRARTLAMLLIPFDADYTIPLRRAPDVSLACNEAYGRPTEPFVASLRELLGLIGAHEWRKNGVEIAALGDRIHPYYGVFSPIRGEYLELVNQAPLPANAKLAFDIGTGTGVLAALLARRGVTKIVATDMDQRALSCARENLHRLGFDDRVEVVKADLFPDGQAPLIVCNPPWLPGRPSSSIESAIYDPDSRMLKGFLGGLVAHLAAGGEGWLILSDLAEHLGLRPREQLLAMIAAAGLKVVARHDVRPTHPRASDASDPLHAARAAEVTSLWRLAAQ from the coding sequence ATGTCCGTTTCGCCCGCCCCCGACGCCCCTGCCCGCATTCATTGGAGCGAAGGCGGCGCCGACCACTCGGCGCTGTGGCGCTCCGAAAGCGGCATGCCCGCGCCGAAAAAAGTCGTCATCGCCAACGACCAGACCCCGGCCGACACGGCCTATCGCCTCGCCTGCGAAGGCACCGCGCTGCTGTGGCGCGGCGATTTCCAGAACGCGCGCCAGCTGCTGCAGGCGCTGGCGCGGCGCGCCGACCACAAGGGCAAGCGCGCGAAGGCGCCCAAGATTCCCGCCTCGCCTGCCGAAGCGTTTCACCTGCACCGCCAGGCCCAGTCGCAGCGCGCGCGTACGCTGGCCATGCTGCTGATTCCCTTCGACGCCGACTACACGATCCCGCTGCGCCGCGCGCCGGACGTTTCGCTGGCCTGCAACGAGGCCTACGGGCGCCCGACCGAGCCCTTCGTCGCTTCGCTGCGCGAACTGCTTGGCCTGATCGGCGCGCACGAATGGCGCAAGAACGGCGTCGAGATCGCGGCGCTGGGCGATCGCATCCATCCTTATTACGGCGTGTTCTCGCCGATCCGCGGCGAGTACCTCGAGCTGGTCAACCAGGCGCCGCTGCCGGCCAACGCGAAGCTGGCGTTCGACATCGGCACCGGCACCGGCGTGCTGGCGGCGCTGCTGGCGCGGCGCGGCGTCACCAAAATCGTCGCCACCGACATGGACCAGCGCGCGCTGTCGTGCGCGCGCGAGAACCTGCATCGCCTCGGTTTCGACGACCGGGTCGAGGTGGTGAAGGCCGACCTGTTCCCCGATGGCCAGGCGCCGCTCATCGTCTGCAATCCGCCATGGCTGCCGGGCCGTCCGAGCTCCTCGATCGAGAGCGCGATCTACGATCCGGACAGCCGCATGCTCAAAGGCTTCCTCGGTGGCCTGGTGGCCCACCTGGCGGCCGGCGGCGAAGGCTGGCTGATCCTGTCCGACCTGGCCGAACACCTTGGCCTGCGCCCGCGCGAACAGCTGCTCGCGATGATCGCCGCGGCCGGCCTGAAGGTCGTCGCGCGCCACGACGTGCGCCCGACCCACCCGCGCGCCAGCGACGCCAGCGACCCGCTGCATGCGGCCCGCGCGGCCGAAGTGACGTCCTTGTGGCGCCTCGCTGCACAATAG